The following proteins come from a genomic window of Sphaerisporangium rubeum:
- a CDS encoding non-ribosomal peptide synthetase, which yields MNHRQYDREASPAQQGMWIGERMGAGPAYRMPLALWFDGDLDVSAMLAACGDVIGRHPVLSTTVEETGDGLHLAAAAEPVVTHLPGSGDLGRLVEEESARGFDLEKGPLARFTLAAAEPARHVLLFTAHHLVFDGISKDILVRDLARFYAARTAGRPEPVVPLPFAGVARAEHVRVEAALPAARAFWAARQAAATELVLPGQRRTAHRYGEGEEIVAEDGRELGADAEAVARAAGATTFETLVAAVHALLFRYGARDAAVAVDLTTRHADSRDHIGPFVNELPVLARPEPAREFTDFVRDVRGELRQIYRFRDVPISLGVPRGVVTPVSISYRRREPDPVFPGLRLTVDRMMFAGGSRGALHLQAVDGPDGLAVRLRYDPAALGRDDAARFLGGLRALLGHAAAGPRTRLADLEVLAPAELRRVLTEWNATAAPYPEDATLPGLFAERVRDRPDAVAVTCEGRSLTFAELDAMAARIAHRLRRAGVERGDLVAVHLRRSPLLLASLLAAHKAGAAYLPLDPGHPAERLAMIVADARPRLLLCESPAPEHLPGRILVVDEGTESPETSGEAATEPATEPATEPVRPLAGDIAYVIYTSGSTGRPKGVEVDHGNLANLLLAMRDLLGAHHGHTWLALTSPAFDIFALEIYLPLVTGGRVVVAPHDAVRRPEALARLVAAQGVTHVQATPSVWRLLLPGGIGGVTALTGGEALTARLAGELRSRCPRVVNVYGPTETTIWSTAGEPGEPDGTVTIGRPVANTRVHLLDAAMRPVPVGVAGELCVAGDGVARGYRGRPGRTAERFVADPFGPPGSRMYRTGDLARYRADGEIEFIGREDGQVKVLGHRVELGEIEARLLGHPAVAEAAVAVRDREAGDPRLVAYVVPARGASPEPSALSAHLARTLPQPLLPSAYVVLDALPLTPVGKLDRAALPDPARVTPAPEPGGTTDPAGEPGGSADLAEQVRRIWREVLDLDEAGEVGDIALDDDLFDLGGHSLTMTQITARVRDRLGVDVSLDAFFDDPTIGGVVEEIVRLRGGPAGEVAAEPETPAIRPRPPGAAPPLSFAQERLWFLQRFDPGDASYNMYLVLRLRGPLDVRALGDALDAVVARHESLRTSFPDIDGTPIAVVDPPGPVPVERVDLSRVPDAQEEARRLVSARVNAPFDLAAAPPLRVTLITLGPGDHVLCFALHHIVADGWSNSILFDDLFAAYQARVAGTEPGWPPMPVQFGDVALWQRDRDAGPAAEEALAYWRRRLADPARLELPLDKPRGGRPDGAFHMFGVPEDVVGRLERLAQEHGASLFMVLVAAYQVLLARHTGQHDILVGTPWAARDRVELEPVIGYLTDTLVLRGDLGGDPEFTGLLDATRRSVLEAHAHRTVPFERLIGELGLPRDVHHNPLLATMIILHSQVGDGTPPERVGDLGVELFDGGYRQAKFDLALETWRGERGLRAALGYDATLFHTATIERLAARFETLLRGIADAPRTRISRLPMTTSEDDAANAALAAGAADRETGPAQTGREVAHDGGATVPELFARTVAATPEATALVCGGERAGYAELDARVTRLAAALRRRGAGRGDVVGVCLGRSIGAVTALLAVWRAGGAYLPLDPEYPQERLGLLVRDSGARLVVTDASLASRLPESVPVLIAEDAYDTADTNYAADGEPGDLTGTWPAPDDPAYVIHTSGSTGRPKGVLVEHGALAARVRWMRQEYGLGPADRVAQFASLSFDTHVEELWPALTAGASVLLLPDGAATLPDVLRTPEGGRVTVLDLPTAYWHHLTEALGDVTWPRPLRLVVIGGEQAHAPAVGRWRAWFGDEVRLVNTYGPTEAVVVATAADLGRADTETTPPIGRPVDGVTARVLGPYGEPVPPGVPGELCLGGASLARGYVGRPLSTAERFVPDPFGPPGSRLYRTGDRVRLRPDGALAFLGRFDDQVKVRGFRVEPGEVTAALLTCPGVRQAVVTADGDRLLAYTVGPADPEDLRRRLTATLPAHLVPSGWVRLDALPLTVTGKVDHAALPLPGPVAAARYVPPRTDAETLVAGVCAEVLGLDAGAVGASDDFFALGGHSLLATRVAALLRNALDIDVPIRTVFDRPTVAGLATAVEELLVDQLSGLTEDEAAHLLEQETPR from the coding sequence ATGAACCACCGCCAGTACGACCGCGAGGCCTCCCCCGCGCAGCAGGGCATGTGGATCGGCGAGCGCATGGGAGCGGGACCGGCGTACCGCATGCCGCTCGCCCTGTGGTTCGACGGCGACCTCGACGTGTCCGCCATGCTCGCCGCCTGCGGTGACGTGATCGGCCGCCACCCGGTGCTGTCCACCACCGTCGAGGAGACCGGCGACGGCCTGCACCTGGCCGCGGCGGCCGAGCCGGTGGTGACGCACCTGCCGGGCTCCGGCGACCTCGGCCGGTTGGTCGAAGAGGAGTCGGCCCGCGGCTTCGACCTGGAGAAGGGCCCGCTCGCCAGGTTCACGCTCGCGGCGGCCGAGCCGGCGCGTCACGTGCTGCTGTTCACCGCGCACCACCTGGTCTTCGACGGCATCTCCAAGGACATCCTGGTGCGTGACCTCGCTCGCTTCTACGCGGCGCGGACCGCCGGCCGGCCGGAGCCGGTGGTGCCGTTGCCGTTCGCCGGCGTGGCCCGCGCCGAGCACGTACGGGTGGAGGCGGCCCTGCCTGCCGCGCGCGCGTTCTGGGCCGCGCGCCAGGCGGCGGCCACGGAGCTCGTGCTGCCGGGACAGCGGCGCACGGCCCACCGGTACGGCGAAGGCGAGGAGATCGTCGCCGAGGACGGCCGCGAGCTCGGCGCGGACGCCGAGGCGGTGGCACGCGCGGCGGGTGCGACGACGTTCGAGACGCTGGTCGCCGCGGTGCACGCGCTGCTGTTCCGGTACGGCGCGCGCGACGCGGCGGTGGCGGTGGACCTGACCACGCGGCACGCGGACAGCCGCGACCACATCGGGCCGTTCGTCAACGAGCTGCCGGTGCTCGCGCGGCCGGAACCGGCGCGGGAGTTCACGGACTTCGTCCGGGACGTCCGCGGTGAACTGCGGCAGATCTACCGGTTCCGGGACGTGCCGATCTCGCTCGGCGTGCCGCGCGGCGTCGTCACCCCCGTGTCGATCAGCTACCGCAGGCGTGAACCGGATCCGGTGTTCCCCGGCCTGCGGCTCACCGTGGACCGCATGATGTTCGCCGGCGGCAGCAGAGGCGCGCTGCACCTGCAGGCCGTGGACGGCCCGGACGGCCTGGCCGTCCGACTGCGGTACGACCCGGCGGCGCTCGGCCGGGACGACGCCGCGCGGTTCCTCGGCGGCCTGCGCGCCTTGCTCGGTCACGCCGCGGCCGGCCCGCGTACCCGCCTCGCCGACCTGGAGGTGCTGGCGCCGGCGGAGCTGCGCCGCGTGCTCACCGAATGGAACGCGACCGCGGCACCCTACCCCGAGGACGCGACGCTGCCGGGCCTGTTCGCCGAGCGGGTGCGTGACCGGCCGGACGCGGTGGCCGTCACCTGCGAAGGCCGTTCGCTCACCTTCGCCGAGCTCGACGCCATGGCGGCCCGGATCGCGCACCGGCTGCGGCGGGCCGGTGTGGAACGCGGGGACCTGGTCGCCGTGCACCTGCGACGGTCGCCGCTGCTGCTCGCGTCACTGCTCGCCGCGCACAAGGCAGGCGCCGCCTACCTGCCGCTGGACCCCGGCCACCCGGCGGAACGCCTCGCCATGATCGTGGCCGACGCGCGTCCCCGGCTGCTGCTGTGCGAGAGCCCCGCTCCGGAACACCTGCCGGGCCGGATCCTCGTGGTGGACGAGGGGACCGAGTCCCCTGAGACGTCCGGCGAGGCGGCGACAGAGCCGGCGACAGAGCCGGCGACAGAGCCGGTACGGCCGCTTGCCGGCGACATCGCGTACGTGATCTACACCTCGGGTTCGACGGGACGGCCGAAGGGTGTCGAGGTCGATCACGGGAACCTCGCCAATCTGCTGCTCGCGATGCGCGACCTGCTCGGTGCGCACCACGGCCACACATGGCTCGCGCTCACCTCACCGGCGTTCGACATCTTCGCCCTGGAGATCTACCTGCCACTGGTCACCGGCGGCCGGGTGGTGGTCGCGCCGCACGACGCGGTGCGGCGGCCCGAGGCGCTGGCGCGGCTGGTGGCCGCGCAGGGGGTGACCCACGTGCAGGCCACCCCGTCGGTGTGGCGGCTGCTGCTGCCTGGCGGCATCGGCGGCGTGACCGCGCTCACCGGCGGTGAGGCGCTCACGGCGCGGCTCGCCGGTGAGCTGCGCTCGCGTTGTCCCCGGGTCGTCAACGTGTACGGGCCCACCGAGACGACCATCTGGAGCACGGCGGGTGAGCCGGGAGAGCCGGATGGGACGGTCACGATCGGCCGTCCGGTCGCCAACACCCGCGTCCACCTGCTCGACGCGGCCATGCGGCCGGTGCCGGTGGGGGTGGCCGGTGAGTTGTGCGTCGCGGGGGACGGGGTCGCGCGCGGCTACCGCGGACGTCCCGGCCGCACGGCCGAGCGCTTCGTGGCCGACCCGTTCGGGCCGCCGGGTTCGCGGATGTACCGCACGGGGGACCTGGCGCGGTACCGGGCCGACGGCGAGATCGAGTTCATCGGACGTGAGGACGGCCAGGTCAAGGTGCTCGGCCACCGCGTCGAGCTCGGTGAGATCGAGGCACGTCTCCTCGGCCACCCCGCGGTGGCCGAGGCCGCGGTGGCCGTCCGCGACCGGGAGGCCGGCGATCCCCGCCTGGTCGCGTACGTCGTGCCGGCGCGCGGCGCGTCCCCCGAGCCGTCCGCGCTGTCGGCGCACCTGGCGCGCACGTTGCCGCAGCCGCTGCTGCCGAGCGCGTACGTGGTGCTCGACGCGCTGCCGCTCACCCCGGTCGGCAAGCTCGACCGTGCCGCGCTTCCCGACCCCGCGCGGGTCACGCCGGCCCCCGAGCCCGGCGGGACGACGGATCCGGCCGGCGAGCCCGGCGGGAGCGCGGACCTCGCCGAGCAGGTGCGGCGCATCTGGCGTGAGGTGCTCGACCTCGACGAGGCGGGTGAGGTGGGGGACATCGCGCTGGACGACGACCTGTTCGACCTCGGCGGCCACTCGCTCACCATGACGCAGATCACGGCGCGCGTGCGCGATCGCCTCGGGGTGGACGTGTCGCTGGACGCCTTCTTCGACGACCCGACCATCGGGGGTGTCGTCGAGGAGATCGTGCGGCTGCGTGGCGGGCCGGCCGGCGAGGTCGCGGCGGAACCGGAGACCCCGGCGATACGGCCCCGGCCGCCGGGGGCGGCGCCGCCGTTGTCGTTCGCGCAGGAACGGCTGTGGTTCCTGCAGCGGTTCGACCCCGGCGACGCCTCGTACAACATGTACCTGGTGCTGCGGTTGCGTGGCCCGCTGGACGTCCGCGCGCTCGGCGACGCGCTGGACGCGGTGGTGGCGCGGCACGAGAGCCTGCGCACGTCGTTCCCGGACATCGACGGCACGCCGATCGCGGTCGTCGACCCGCCGGGCCCGGTGCCGGTGGAACGCGTCGACCTGAGCCGCGTTCCCGACGCGCAGGAGGAGGCGCGACGGCTGGTCTCCGCGCGCGTCAACGCGCCGTTCGACCTCGCCGCGGCGCCGCCGCTGCGGGTGACCCTGATCACGCTCGGCCCCGGCGACCACGTGCTGTGCTTCGCGCTGCACCACATCGTCGCCGACGGCTGGTCCAACAGCATCCTGTTCGACGACCTGTTCGCCGCCTACCAGGCCAGGGTCGCGGGGACCGAACCCGGATGGCCGCCGATGCCGGTGCAGTTCGGCGACGTCGCGCTGTGGCAACGGGACCGGGACGCAGGGCCCGCCGCGGAGGAGGCGCTGGCGTACTGGCGGCGCCGCCTCGCCGACCCGGCCCGCCTTGAGCTGCCGCTCGACAAGCCGCGCGGCGGACGGCCGGACGGCGCGTTCCACATGTTCGGTGTGCCGGAGGACGTCGTCGGGAGGCTGGAGCGGCTGGCGCAGGAGCACGGGGCTTCGCTGTTCATGGTGCTGGTGGCCGCCTACCAGGTGTTGCTGGCCCGGCACACCGGTCAGCACGACATCCTGGTCGGCACGCCGTGGGCCGCCAGGGACCGCGTGGAGCTGGAACCGGTCATCGGGTACCTCACCGACACGCTGGTGCTGCGCGGCGACCTCGGCGGGGACCCGGAGTTCACCGGCCTGCTGGACGCGACCCGCCGCTCGGTACTGGAGGCGCACGCGCACCGCACGGTGCCGTTCGAACGGCTCATCGGGGAACTCGGCCTGCCGCGTGACGTCCACCACAACCCGCTGCTCGCCACAATGATCATCCTGCACAGCCAGGTGGGAGACGGCACACCTCCCGAGCGGGTCGGCGACCTCGGGGTGGAGCTGTTCGACGGCGGCTACCGCCAGGCGAAGTTCGACCTGGCCCTGGAGACGTGGCGCGGCGAGCGGGGCCTGCGGGCCGCGCTCGGCTACGACGCGACCCTGTTCCACACGGCCACGATCGAGCGGCTCGCGGCGCGGTTCGAGACGCTGCTGCGCGGCATCGCGGACGCGCCGCGCACCCGGATCTCGCGGCTGCCGATGACGACGAGCGAGGACGACGCCGCGAACGCGGCCCTGGCGGCAGGCGCGGCGGACAGGGAAACCGGTCCGGCGCAGACCGGCCGGGAGGTGGCTCACGACGGTGGCGCCACCGTGCCGGAACTGTTCGCGCGGACCGTCGCGGCGACGCCTGAGGCGACGGCGCTGGTGTGCGGCGGTGAACGTGCCGGATACGCGGAGCTGGACGCGCGGGTGACGCGCCTCGCGGCGGCGCTGCGGCGGCGGGGTGCCGGCCGCGGTGACGTGGTCGGGGTGTGTCTCGGCCGGTCGATCGGCGCGGTGACGGCGCTGCTCGCCGTGTGGCGGGCCGGCGGCGCCTACCTGCCGCTCGACCCCGAGTATCCGCAGGAACGCCTCGGCCTCCTCGTGCGCGACAGCGGCGCGCGGCTCGTCGTGACGGACGCGTCACTGGCGTCGCGGCTGCCGGAGTCCGTCCCCGTGCTGATCGCGGAGGACGCGTACGACACGGCCGACACGAACTACGCGGCCGACGGCGAGCCAGGCGACCTCACCGGCACCTGGCCGGCGCCGGACGACCCGGCGTACGTCATCCACACCTCAGGCTCCACCGGCCGGCCTAAAGGCGTGCTCGTCGAGCACGGCGCGCTCGCCGCACGAGTGCGCTGGATGCGCCAGGAGTACGGCCTCGGTCCGGCCGACCGGGTGGCGCAGTTCGCGTCGCTCAGTTTCGACACCCACGTCGAGGAGTTGTGGCCCGCGCTCACGGCCGGCGCGTCGGTGCTGCTGCTGCCGGACGGCGCGGCCACCCTGCCGGATGTCCTGCGCACCCCCGAAGGCGGCCGGGTCACCGTGCTCGACCTGCCGACCGCGTACTGGCACCACCTCACCGAGGCACTCGGCGACGTGACGTGGCCGCGTCCGCTGCGGCTCGTCGTCATCGGCGGCGAGCAGGCGCACGCTCCGGCGGTCGGCCGCTGGCGTGCCTGGTTCGGCGACGAGGTGCGGCTGGTCAACACCTACGGCCCGACGGAGGCCGTCGTCGTCGCCACGGCGGCCGACCTCGGCCGGGCCGACACGGAGACCACTCCGCCGATCGGCCGGCCCGTCGACGGCGTGACCGCGCGCGTCCTCGGCCCGTACGGCGAACCGGTGCCGCCAGGCGTGCCGGGTGAGCTGTGCCTCGGCGGCGCGAGCCTCGCACGCGGCTACGTCGGCCGTCCCCTCTCCACCGCGGAACGGTTCGTCCCCGACCCGTTCGGCCCGCCTGGTTCCCGGCTGTACCGCACCGGCGACCGGGTGCGCCTGCGGCCGGACGGCGCTCTCGCCTTCCTCGGCCGCTTCGACGACCAGGTGAAGGTGCGCGGCTTCCGGGTGGAGCCGGGTGAGGTGACGGCGGCGCTGCTCACCTGCCCCGGTGTGCGCCAGGCGGTGGTGACCGCCGACGGCGACCGGCTGCTCGCGTACACGGTGGGACCGGCCGACCCCGAGGACCTGCGCCGGCGGCTCACCGCCACGCTGCCGGCGCACCTGGTGCCGTCCGGCTGGGTGCGGCTGGACGCGCTGCCGCTCACCGTCACCGGCAAGGTCGACCACGCGGCCCTGCCGCTGCCGGGCCCCGTCGCCGCCGCGCGGTACGTGCCGCCGCGCACAGACGCCGAGACGCTGGTCGCGGGGGTGTGCGCCGAGGTGCTCGGTCTCGACGCCGGAGCCGTCGGCGCGTCCGACGACTTCTTCGCGCTCGGCGGCCACTCGCTGCTCGCGACCCGGGTCGCGGCGCTGCTGCGGAACGCGCTCGACATCGACGTGCCGATCCGCACGGTGTTCGACCGGCCGACCGTCGCCGGGCTCGCCACGGCGGTCGAGGAGCTGCTCGTCGACCAGCTCTCCGGCCTGACCGAGGACGAGGCGGCCCACCTGCTGGAACAGGAGACGCCGCGGTGA
- a CDS encoding AMP-binding protein, whose protein sequence is MTTHDRHLTLPGLLRRRAEEDPRRPALLVADVGELTFGEWDRRADGVARGLAERGAAVGDRVGLVFGERDWIEFAVAWCGVTRAGCVAVPLSDRLAPAEVRHALTDCSVAAVLHGAGADIPETGGWRATPAELSVAGGPFERDPGPEALAQIIYTSGTTGRAKGVGATHGNLAYGVTVNPRRRKLAHSRHFVHAFPIGSNAGQTMLVNALDASPAALTLPRFTPGRFAKLIESYRAGTVFVVPAMAIELLNARVHERHDLSSVRLLGSTAASLPPAVAAALAEAFPKATIVNYYTSTEAAPAQTTMIVDPARPASVGRPSSGGDLRIVTPDGATAAPGEHGEVWLRSPAGARAYYGDRRLTGATFKDGWVRMGDIGYLDADGYLYLVDRESDVIKSGAHKVSTLQVEAALYEHPAVAEAAVTGVPHPVLGKVIAAAVVVRSPVTAADLRVFLLDRLAGHEMPSRLLFVPELPKNHVGKVVKPRLLDLFDRGPSDAPSDAPSDAR, encoded by the coding sequence TGGCCGAGCGCGGGGCCGCCGTCGGGGACCGGGTCGGCCTGGTGTTCGGGGAGCGCGACTGGATCGAGTTCGCGGTCGCGTGGTGCGGTGTCACGCGTGCCGGATGCGTCGCCGTGCCGCTGTCGGACCGGCTGGCCCCCGCCGAGGTGCGGCACGCGCTGACGGACTGCTCGGTGGCCGCCGTGCTGCACGGCGCCGGCGCCGACATCCCCGAGACCGGCGGATGGCGGGCCACGCCGGCGGAGTTGAGCGTGGCCGGGGGGCCGTTCGAGCGCGACCCCGGTCCTGAGGCACTGGCGCAGATCATCTACACCTCCGGCACGACCGGCCGGGCCAAGGGGGTCGGCGCCACGCACGGCAACCTCGCCTACGGCGTCACCGTCAACCCGCGGCGCCGCAAGCTCGCGCACTCCAGGCATTTCGTGCACGCCTTCCCCATCGGCAGCAACGCCGGTCAGACCATGCTGGTCAACGCGCTCGACGCGAGCCCGGCCGCGCTGACCCTGCCGCGGTTCACACCGGGACGCTTCGCCAAGCTGATCGAGTCGTACCGGGCCGGCACGGTGTTCGTGGTGCCGGCCATGGCCATCGAGCTGCTCAACGCACGGGTGCACGAACGGCACGATCTGTCGAGCGTGCGGCTGCTCGGCTCGACGGCGGCGAGCCTGCCACCGGCCGTCGCCGCCGCCTTGGCCGAGGCGTTCCCCAAGGCCACGATCGTCAACTACTACACCTCCACCGAGGCGGCACCGGCGCAGACCACGATGATCGTGGATCCGGCGCGGCCCGCGTCGGTGGGCCGGCCGTCGTCCGGCGGCGACCTGCGGATCGTCACACCGGACGGCGCCACGGCGGCGCCGGGTGAGCACGGCGAGGTGTGGCTGCGGTCCCCCGCCGGGGCCCGTGCCTACTACGGGGACCGGCGGCTGACCGGCGCCACCTTCAAGGACGGCTGGGTGCGCATGGGTGACATCGGCTACCTGGACGCCGACGGTTACCTGTACCTCGTGGACCGCGAGAGCGACGTCATCAAGTCAGGCGCGCACAAGGTGTCGACGCTCCAGGTGGAGGCCGCGCTGTACGAGCACCCGGCGGTCGCCGAGGCCGCCGTGACCGGCGTGCCGCATCCGGTGCTCGGCAAGGTCATCGCCGCGGCCGTCGTCGTCCGTTCCCCGGTCACGGCGGCCGACCTGCGCGTGTTCCTGCTGGACCGCCTCGCGGGCCACGAGATGCCGAGCCGGCTGCTGTTCGTGCCTGAACTGCCGAAGAACCACGTGGGGAAAGTGGTGAAGCCCCGGCTCCTCGACCTTTTCGACCGCGGCCCTTCGGACGCGCCTTCGGACGCGCCTTCGGACGCACGGTGA